Proteins encoded together in one Fibrobacter sp. UWH4 window:
- a CDS encoding fibrobacter succinogenes major paralogous domain-containing protein codes for MKKWFILFASLFVVCGSAFAASKSKKKNEFKDPRDKQTYRTVKIAGLEWLGDNLNYKTEGSFCYKDDDDQCMVYGRLYTWDAAKKACPAGFRLPTHADFESLWTAAGADFNAGYLIKADYGWSGDTNGNDTLKFSAMPAGNRFDDETYGNTAKFAFFWSSDDSSEGVAPGSARVWYLTSKSMAFGYMSKPKNFGFSVRCVR; via the coding sequence ATGAAAAAATGGTTTATTCTGTTTGCTAGTTTGTTTGTTGTCTGCGGCTCTGCGTTTGCGGCGTCTAAATCCAAAAAGAAAAATGAGTTCAAGGATCCGCGCGACAAGCAGACGTACCGCACGGTCAAAATTGCCGGCCTCGAATGGCTGGGCGACAACCTGAATTACAAAACCGAGGGCAGTTTCTGCTACAAAGACGATGACGACCAGTGCATGGTCTACGGCAGGCTCTACACTTGGGACGCGGCCAAAAAAGCATGCCCCGCCGGGTTCCGCTTGCCCACGCACGCCGACTTCGAAAGCCTCTGGACTGCGGCGGGCGCCGACTTTAACGCGGGTTACTTAATCAAGGCCGATTACGGCTGGTCGGGCGACACCAACGGCAACGACACTCTCAAGTTTTCGGCCATGCCTGCCGGCAACCGTTTCGACGACGAAACCTACGGCAACACCGCCAAGTTCGCCTTCTTCTGGAGTAGCGACGACTCCTCCGAAGGCGTTGCTCCCGGCTCTGCCCGCGTGTGGTACCTCACCAGTAAATCCATGGCGTTTGGCTACATGTCCAAACCTAAGAACTTCGGATTCTCGGTCAGGTGCGTGCGGTAA
- a CDS encoding NAD(P)/FAD-dependent oxidoreductase: MSDMLILGYGPAGISAALYGLRAGLNVQLVGKDGGALAKAHMIQNYYGLEKPLTGEALMNVGKKQALDLGAKIADDEVTDLIFDGTEFVAKGIAGEYRGKACIMATGSARNKHPIAGMAELEGHGVSYCAVCDAFFYRKKNVAVLGSGEYALHEAQELLQVVNSVTLLTNGAELTAAFPENVRIEKRHLQSLVGEGQFSGVHYEDGTEENFDGLFVALGSASATDLAKKAGAGFDGGMLVLDKDFQTTVPGLFAAGDCTGGTLQVAVAVGEGAKAGLAAIKYLREHRK, from the coding sequence ATGTCCGACATGTTAATTCTTGGTTACGGACCGGCGGGGATTTCTGCCGCACTCTATGGACTCCGCGCTGGACTCAATGTGCAGCTGGTCGGAAAGGATGGTGGTGCGCTTGCCAAGGCGCACATGATCCAGAATTATTATGGCCTGGAAAAGCCGCTTACGGGCGAAGCCCTGATGAACGTCGGCAAGAAACAGGCTCTGGACCTTGGCGCAAAGATTGCCGATGACGAAGTGACGGATCTGATATTTGACGGCACGGAATTTGTGGCGAAAGGCATTGCGGGTGAATATCGTGGAAAGGCCTGCATTATGGCGACGGGCTCGGCCCGTAACAAGCATCCGATTGCGGGAATGGCCGAACTCGAAGGTCATGGCGTGAGCTACTGTGCCGTCTGTGACGCTTTCTTCTACCGTAAAAAGAACGTGGCCGTTCTTGGAAGTGGCGAATATGCCCTTCACGAGGCGCAGGAACTCCTGCAGGTCGTGAACTCGGTGACGCTCTTGACGAACGGGGCGGAACTAACTGCAGCTTTCCCTGAAAATGTGAGGATCGAAAAACGCCATTTGCAGTCGCTGGTGGGTGAAGGCCAATTCAGCGGCGTTCATTACGAAGACGGTACCGAAGAAAATTTTGACGGACTTTTCGTGGCGCTCGGAAGTGCAAGCGCGACAGACCTCGCCAAAAAGGCTGGTGCCGGATTTGACGGTGGAATGCTCGTGCTCGACAAGGATTTCCAGACGACCGTTCCCGGATTGTTTGCCGCGGGGGATTGTACCGGTGGAACTCTCCAGGTCGCCGTAGCCGTGGGCGAAGGTGCAAAGGCGGGACTTGCTGCGATTAAGTACTTGCGCGAACATAGGAAGTAA